In the genome of Streptomyces collinus, one region contains:
- a CDS encoding response regulator has product MIRIILADDHPVVREGLRAMLSAESDLEVVADASSGPQAEALAARLRPDIVLMDLRMPGGGGVDSIARMAGAGLPCRVVVLTTYEMDRDILRAVEAGAAGYLLKDLPRAELADAVRAAARGETVLAPSVAARLVDRLRTKPERPRLSERETAVLRLVAEGCTNAEIGRRLFIGESTVKTYLLRVFGKLGVADRTAAVTNAMRFGLLEE; this is encoded by the coding sequence GTGATCCGGATCATCCTGGCCGACGACCATCCCGTCGTACGGGAGGGACTGCGGGCGATGCTCAGTGCGGAGTCCGACCTGGAGGTCGTCGCCGACGCATCCAGCGGGCCGCAGGCGGAGGCGCTGGCGGCGCGGTTGCGGCCCGACATCGTGCTGATGGATCTGCGGATGCCGGGTGGCGGGGGCGTGGACTCCATCGCGCGGATGGCCGGGGCCGGGCTGCCCTGCCGCGTGGTGGTCCTGACGACGTACGAGATGGACCGGGACATCCTGCGGGCGGTGGAGGCGGGGGCGGCGGGCTACCTCCTGAAGGACCTGCCGCGGGCGGAGCTGGCGGACGCCGTGCGGGCCGCCGCCCGCGGCGAGACGGTGCTGGCCCCGTCCGTGGCGGCCCGGCTGGTCGACCGGCTGAGGACGAAGCCGGAGCGGCCACGCCTGTCGGAACGCGAGACGGCCGTGCTGCGGCTGGTCGCCGAGGGGTGCACGAACGCGGAGATCGGGCGCCGGCTGTTCATCGGGGAGTCGACCGTGAAGACGTATCTGCTGCGCGTCTTCGGCAAGTTGGGGGTGGCCGACCGGACGGCGGCCGTGACGAACGCGATGCGGTTCGGGCTCCTGGAGGAGTGA
- the hisS gene encoding histidine--tRNA ligase, which produces MSTFKAPKGTYDLIPPDSAKYLAVREAIAAPLRNSGYGYIETPGFENVELFARGVGESTDIVTKEMYAFETKGGDKLALRPEGTASVLRAALEANLHKAGNLPVKLWYSGSYYRYERPQKGRYRHFSQVGAEAIGAEDPALDAELLILADQAYRSLGLSNFRILLNSLGDQECRPVYRSALQEFLRGLDLDEDTLRRAEINPLRVLDDKRESVQKQLGDAPLLRDYLCDACKAYHEEVRELITAAGVAFEDDPKLVRGLDYYTRTTFEFVHDGLGSQSAVGGGGRYDGLSEMIGGPALPSVGWALGVDRTVLALEAEGVELELPATTSVFAVPLGEEARRVLFAKVTELRKNGIAADFSYGGKGLKGAMKNANRSGARYTVVAGERDLAEGVVQLKDMESGEQTAVGVNEIVAELEARLG; this is translated from the coding sequence GTGAGCACCTTCAAGGCCCCCAAGGGCACGTACGACCTGATCCCCCCGGACAGCGCCAAGTACCTCGCCGTCCGTGAGGCGATCGCCGCTCCGCTGCGCAACTCCGGCTACGGCTACATCGAGACGCCCGGCTTCGAGAACGTCGAACTCTTCGCGCGCGGGGTCGGTGAGTCCACCGACATCGTGACCAAGGAAATGTACGCCTTCGAGACCAAGGGCGGCGACAAGCTCGCCCTGCGTCCCGAGGGCACGGCCTCCGTCCTGCGTGCCGCGCTGGAGGCCAACCTGCACAAGGCCGGCAACCTCCCGGTCAAGCTCTGGTACTCCGGCTCGTACTACCGCTACGAGCGCCCCCAGAAGGGCCGTTACCGCCACTTCTCCCAGGTGGGCGCCGAGGCGATCGGTGCCGAGGACCCGGCGCTGGACGCCGAACTGCTCATCCTGGCCGACCAGGCGTACCGCTCGCTGGGCCTGAGCAACTTCCGGATCCTGCTCAACAGCCTCGGCGACCAGGAGTGCCGCCCGGTGTACCGGTCGGCGCTGCAGGAGTTCCTGCGCGGCCTGGACCTGGACGAGGACACCCTGCGCCGCGCCGAGATCAACCCGCTGCGCGTCCTGGACGACAAGCGCGAGTCGGTCCAGAAGCAGCTCGGGGACGCGCCGCTGCTGCGTGACTACCTGTGCGACGCGTGCAAGGCGTACCACGAGGAGGTCCGCGAGCTGATCACGGCGGCGGGCGTCGCCTTCGAGGACGACCCGAAGCTGGTCCGCGGCCTGGACTACTACACCCGTACCACCTTCGAGTTCGTCCACGACGGCCTCGGTTCGCAGTCCGCGGTGGGCGGCGGCGGCCGCTACGACGGCCTCTCCGAGATGATCGGCGGCCCCGCGCTGCCGTCCGTCGGCTGGGCCCTCGGCGTCGACCGCACGGTCCTCGCCCTGGAGGCGGAGGGCGTCGAGCTCGAACTGCCCGCCACCACCAGCGTGTTCGCCGTCCCGCTCGGCGAGGAGGCCCGCCGCGTCCTGTTCGCCAAGGTCACCGAGCTGCGCAAGAACGGCATCGCGGCCGACTTCTCCTACGGCGGCAAGGGCCTCAAGGGCGCGATGAAGAACGCCAACCGCAGCGGCGCCCGCTACACGGTCGTCGCCGGCGAACGCGACCTCGCCGAGGGTGTCGTCCAGCTCAAGGACATGGAGTCGGGCGAGCAGACGGCGGTGGGCGTGAACGAGATCGTGGCGGAGCTGGAGGCACGGCTCGGCTGA
- a CDS encoding MBL fold metallo-hydrolase has product MLIAGFPAGAWGTNCYLVAPAAGEECVIIDPGHQAADGVAEAVRKHRLKPVAVVLTHGHIDHVASVVPVCGAHDVPAWIHPDDRYMMSDPEKGIGRSIGMPLLGELTVGEPDDVKELADGARLELAGLELSVAHAPGHTKGSVTFGMPEAADIPPILFSGDLLFAGSIGRTDLPGGDMAEMLDSLARVCLPLDDSTVVLSGHGPQTTIGQERSTNPYLRQVAAGQGPARAPRRGM; this is encoded by the coding sequence GTGCTCATTGCCGGGTTCCCCGCCGGGGCCTGGGGGACGAACTGCTACCTCGTCGCCCCCGCCGCCGGTGAGGAGTGCGTGATCATCGACCCCGGCCATCAGGCCGCCGACGGCGTCGCGGAAGCGGTCAGGAAGCATCGGCTCAAGCCCGTCGCCGTCGTCCTCACCCACGGCCACATCGACCACGTGGCCTCGGTCGTCCCGGTGTGCGGCGCACACGACGTGCCGGCCTGGATCCACCCCGACGACCGGTACATGATGAGCGACCCCGAGAAGGGGATCGGCCGTTCCATCGGCATGCCGCTGCTGGGCGAGCTGACCGTGGGGGAGCCCGACGACGTCAAGGAGCTGGCCGACGGGGCGAGGCTGGAGCTGGCGGGCCTGGAGCTGTCCGTCGCGCACGCACCCGGCCATACCAAGGGGTCGGTGACCTTCGGCATGCCCGAGGCGGCGGACATCCCGCCGATCCTCTTCTCGGGCGACCTGCTGTTCGCCGGCTCCATCGGACGCACCGACCTGCCCGGCGGTGACATGGCCGAGATGCTCGACTCGCTGGCCCGCGTGTGCCTGCCGCTCGACGACTCGACCGTGGTGCTGTCCGGCCACGGCCCCCAGACGACCATCGGCCAGGAGCGTTCCACCAACCCGTATCTGCGGCAGGTGGCCGCCGGCCAGGGACCCGCTCGGGCTCCCCGACGAGGAATGTGA
- a CDS encoding peptidylprolyl isomerase: MVSQEQRRRQLAREKFLRQQQRRTDARRKARIRNSVIASALGVIVVLSVTVFLTKPFEDDGKTENANADVTPSKAPDPCEKPAPGKVKSETWKKEPAMTIDESAKYTMKLDTTCGEIDVALKASAAPHTVNSFTFLLGKGYLDHSKCHRLTSQNIYVLQCGDPKGTGMGGPGYTIPDENLKDKSLKGGVYPAGTVAMANQYNAQTKQGRNSGGSQFFLVYQDSQLPPDYTPFGTVSEAGMKVLQKIAKAGAQAPDPQTGNTAPNATVVINKATITKS, translated from the coding sequence GTGGTCAGCCAGGAACAGCGGCGGCGTCAGCTCGCCCGGGAGAAGTTCTTGCGGCAGCAGCAGCGACGCACTGACGCGCGACGCAAGGCCCGTATCCGCAACTCCGTGATCGCCTCGGCTCTCGGCGTGATCGTGGTGCTCTCGGTGACGGTCTTCCTGACCAAGCCGTTCGAGGACGACGGCAAGACGGAGAACGCGAACGCGGACGTCACACCGAGCAAGGCCCCGGACCCGTGCGAGAAGCCGGCTCCGGGCAAGGTCAAGTCGGAGACCTGGAAGAAGGAACCGGCGATGACCATCGACGAGTCGGCGAAGTACACGATGAAGCTGGACACAACCTGCGGCGAGATAGACGTCGCGCTGAAGGCGTCGGCGGCGCCGCACACGGTGAACTCGTTCACCTTCCTTCTCGGCAAGGGCTACCTGGACCACAGCAAGTGCCACCGGCTCACCAGCCAAAACATCTACGTCCTGCAGTGCGGTGACCCGAAGGGCACCGGCATGGGCGGGCCGGGCTACACCATCCCGGACGAGAACCTCAAGGACAAGAGCCTCAAGGGCGGGGTGTACCCGGCGGGCACGGTCGCGATGGCGAACCAGTACAACGCCCAGACGAAGCAGGGCCGCAACAGCGGCGGGAGCCAGTTCTTCCTCGTCTACCAGGACAGTCAGCTGCCGCCCGACTACACACCGTTCGGTACGGTGTCCGAGGCGGGCATGAAGGTTCTGCAGAAGATCGCCAAGGCCGGGGCGCAGGCACCGGACCCTCAGACGGGCAATACGGCGCCCAACGCGACGGTCGTGATCAACAAGGCCACGATCACGAAATCCTGA